TCATGAGGCAGCACAAAAACTACATCCCATTATGCAAAATCATGTATGTGATCAGTCACAAACTAGATTCGGGAGAGGAGCGCATAATTTTTGTGCTAGATGAAATGTATTAACATCAAAGATGTGCGCCGCTAAGTATTGCAAGTTCTactcaggaaaaaaaaactatgattAAATCTTTGTTGTTTGGGGAATAATAATTCTCTTATATGGGTTCGAGCATATAATTAAACGTGGCAAAGACTAAGCAACAACGAGTCTTCATCTGGTCAAGAGAAAGACCCAAACGTAAGAAGAATAATATGGGTCACTTAGTAGTTTAGAAAATCTTATACTTCTATCCTCCCACCAAAGTCATATGTGGTCATTTGTCGTGGACCTTGGGCTATAAATATCTCGCTAAGGGGTGTGTGTGACTCTTTCATACCGTCTTGAATCCATTCAAGGAAGAGCTCCTTCACAGCCCACTAGGTTTTGGGAAGGAATCCTTTGAGAAATTTTGCCTAATAGGAACACCACCAGGTTCCAAGGAGTTGAGAGTCAAGCCTGTATTCGGTGTTGAAAAACATTTGTGGACATGGTGACCcttgagtaaaatacaccactagtccatgaactcggtaaaaatgaacactttagttcaCGCACGCTTAAATCCCTAAACTGAGACtattgtgtcactttagtccaaacaCATTTTGACAaggcttaaacacgccacgtggccgccacgtctgcttcggccaggaccgcgggatgctactcgattttctcTATGCCAGAGCCGCCCGCGAGGGGAAAGTCCACAATGCTCAATTTTGACGAGAGGATGCCGGTGAATGGATCGCCGAAGCTGACGTGGCAGACACGTGGTATGTTTAAACCTCGCCAAACCTGTTTTGGACTAGAGTGACACAGTAGGtccagtttaggggtttaagtgtgcgtttttcgagttcgtggactaaagtgttcatttttgtcgagttcatggactaataGTGTATTTTATAAGTGTCCCTTCTTGTGAACTGTGAACCAATGAAGGAATATGGCTCTTGCAAGTCTGGTTCTAGATACGTATACTCATGCCGTGTATTAATCTATTTGAATAGTTGTGACCATGGTCATGGTCAAGTTTGGCAATATGCCTGAATATAAATTTATATGGAAACGGAGTCACGAACGGCATTACTTGAGTTGAGTCAATACCACAACATAGTGTTGCGGGCATTGCTTATGAATGTTGTATGAGGTGTGACATGTATGTACGATTGTGAATTGACATGTTACAATGACGGATGTAGGGGAGACATGTTGTCTACCTATGATATTTTAGATATATCTTATCTGACAATTTGATTATTACAACTCATATGTTCAAAAGAAATGATAAAATTTGATTATTACGACTGAAATATTAAACCTGAGAGTTGACCATTGTATCATGTAGCTTCATTCCAATAGATATACCTCGAATGGAAGTACACCTATTGACTTGGACATTTTCCAACTCTCAACCTCGGTCAAATGTTTAGAAAGGAGTGAGTTTTGTTATTCATTCTTGAGTTATGAAATTTTTTTACCCTGTAAGATCCTAAAGTTATATATGCACGCTCAATTCCAAATTACCTATAGCCTTCGTATGTTTTGGTTATCCTGCATTTCTATCTTCACCTTGTTCTAAAAGTAGCCTAATTGACTTCTAGGCGTGAATCATTATATTGCAGAAATCATTTGTTTCAGAGATAAAACCAATTATCGGTAAGTGCATATGGAAGTTCTAGTATCAATAGCGTATAACAACAGGTCCAGTTTGTCAATGCCGACAGGTAGCATCACCTACTTGCAGCATTAGGTGAAGTTGTGAACCCCACACCACTATAACTTATACAAGTCGATTTGTCATGAACCCAACGATTGCAGCTGGTACGCGAGTGGTCGAGCAAAGAAAGTTGAGACATATCATTCTTGCCCACAGAAATCGCGAAAGATTCAGGAAAGAGAATAATGTGCACGAAAGCGCGCTGAATCTAGCTAGCTTTCTGCTTCTTTTTGAAGTAAGATAAGGAACCGAATCTGTTGAACGGATGAACACGATTTACACACGAAGTTGATGTGCCTGGCGGGAGGAGTGGCTTAATTTGCAGTGGTATATatatggtggtggtgctgggaGCCTGCTGTTGACGATCGATGACCTTGAATTCAGACGATGGTGCAGGAGCCGGGTTGGTCGTCGACGATGCAGTAGGGTGGCTGGTACGCCTTGCTGCAGTGATGCATCAGCTCGAAGcactctttcttcttcttctcctccgcctccttctctttcttcttcttctcctcttcctccttcttcttcttctcctccgcctccttcttCTCGTCCCCCACCGTCACCACAGTCGCCGGGTGCTTCGCCTTGCGCAGCGCGTCCACGATCACAACCACGTCCACCTCCCCGATCACCGTCAGCGTGTTCTTCTCCTCGTCGTACGCTAGCGACTTCACCCCTGCCATCATCCATGGAGATGACTAGTCAGTACCAAGACAAGAGACACTAGCAAACCATGGCCtcacagacagacagacagaatACAGACCTCTGATCTTTGACACAACCTGCAGGATGCAGGATTTGCACTTCCTGCAGACCATCGGCACCTTCAGCACCATCTGGTTTCAGAACAATTAAATCATGAACACTAACCCATAGTTACTAGCTATGGAGGAAAGAACATGCGAAAGAAATGCTAACCTTCATCGTCGCGGCAAGATTAAAGTAACTAGGATACTGGCTTGACGAAGATTAATTGGCACTATACTGATACGTGCCTGCAGTAAGCTCTCCCAAAAGCCCCCTTTCCGATAGCTAGCTTTATACACAGATATGTGAGGATACTCTACTACATAATGCCACTGCCACAGTCTGGATTTTGGACTTGGTCGATGGTAACAATCATTGCGGTAGTGTGAGATAATTAATTTAAGCAAAATTAATAATACTATTGGAATCGTTTCTTTCCTGCAAGGAGATTT
The Brachypodium distachyon strain Bd21 chromosome 2, Brachypodium_distachyon_v3.0, whole genome shotgun sequence genome window above contains:
- the LOC100837684 gene encoding heavy metal-associated isoprenylated plant protein 4, translating into MKMVLKVPMVCRKCKSCILQVVSKIRGVKSLAYDEEKNTLTVIGEVDVVVIVDALRKAKHPATVVTVGDEKKEAEEKKKKEEEEKKKKEKEAEEKKKKECFELMHHCSKAYQPPYCIVDDQPGSCTIV